A DNA window from Mobula birostris isolate sMobBir1 chromosome 3, sMobBir1.hap1, whole genome shotgun sequence contains the following coding sequences:
- the cracd gene encoding capping protein inhibiting regulator of actin dynamics, whose protein sequence is MDNTRANAEVDGSSRSALEECIQQEIQLPGLGFRVPTARSSRPTSTPPSARSGGTIESINLDAVPQSLSRLNNSAARHKISVKPRNQRVSKKRGRLARELQNVIVHEVECDREEKVQIHVENGQQHYKAVEGKENEEKRHQNDEEQRCREDAKKYKFHEEDQTQYEFAEQKRLEEGREQEGQRVMEEQKIREEEWRCREMENQKLREEEQRQREIEEQKLREEEQRRREIEEQKLCEEEQRRREIEDQRLLEEEQRQREIEEQKLHEEQRQKEIEERKLREEEQRRREIDEQKLLEQRQREIEEQKLHEEEQRRREIEEKKLHEEEQRREIEERKLREEQRQREIEEQKLREEEQRRREIEEQKLREEEQRRREIEEQELREEQKRREIEQKLHEEEQKQREMEEQKLREEEEKRRETEEQKLQDEEQRQKIEGEKLSKVEQQCRKLKREKVCQFEEGLCEEVKQNRELEKQHHEKVNLKTEKEERCLETKERFQSEEKGKLHLSAAGNKQSNEEAQRKDLEKQNQQKVKQQSDLQNPQREEEERQNDDNVISKEEQQSLQALEEQQRREELRWKELDERQTMSQPFSFQVASGEKQIIFPKVNLTPVTPPRKTIPSLDATVLHSSPKSSKGLTSSSYVPHTAILVTGAQLCGTAVDLKQIKDTACKSLLGFPEEKKTVDLPFIEKANKSTPDMRSRIGKLKFNAGQSLDESRALNEWATIRAKILKSSNERLQEKERRVHGRFSDDWTTCKVPSAHGSLRKTLSANAKFSITPAWQKWADGNKVSDSVKENIFHEKEKKNTPGENVPVADSIMDSFEPSRSLTSRDIEQDVPKDLKGGSQSENHNIRVTDAAEGCKFAKDLPSFLVPSLPATPREERSLPQAQLPSGNRTAANVISQTEGMMDTSPFGIKLRRTHYSLRFHYEQQGEQKRKKRYSAGDSMDGIPAFLAAKGKESESCTVSGKQSSCTTNNKNSKILKDSLSSISDISQTGITHLSSADVAKHIKIKLAALSNEKLSSRPQISQKPALAPKPTQFTAPPSPHSTLNKTDFIDIADHKNTKSSLDSDMRKEDEKNGTSVQTCRLKNEEETKDKKSLLPFINLPWRADKKTDSIQKEKPILQSRHSLDSSRLVDKVESAQPLWITLAMQKQKGFREQQASREERRQAKIAEKLIKGNITVSSSTDIKAGTHYISSLKKSTQDEEKKIATNIVSKVERREHLKKSATLPTSVTVEICDSVASTPPVKELPKRFSTPDAAPVSVEPAWLALAKRKAKAWSDCPQIIK, encoded by the exons ATGGACAATACCAGAGCCAATGCAGAAGTTGATGGGTCTTCCAGAAGTGCATTAGAAGAATGCATCCAGCAAGAAATCCAATTACCAGGTTTGGGATTCAGG GTTCCAACAGCTCGATCGTCAAGGCCCACCAGCACCCCACCTTCTGCAAGGTCTGGCGGAACCATTGAATCGATTAACCTTGATGCAgtcccacagtcactgagccgCCTCAACAACTCTGCAGCTAGGCACAAAATTTCTGTCAAGCCACGGAATCAAAGAGTCTCGAAGAAACGTGGGAGACTGGCACGG GAGTTGCAGAATGTGATTGTTCATGAAGTTGAATGTGACCGAGAAGAAAAGGTGCAGATTCATGTGGAGAATGGACAACAACATTATAAAGCAGTGGAAGGGaaagaaaatgaagaaaaaaGACATCAAAACGATGAAGAACAAAGATGTAGAGAGGATGCAAAGAAGTATAAATTCCATGAAGAAGACCAAACACAATATGAATTTGCAGAACAAAAGAGACTGGAAGAAGGACGAGAGCAGGAAGGACAAAGAGTAATGGAGGAGCAAAAAATACGAGAGGAAGAATGGAGATGCAGAGAAATGGAGAATCAAAAATTACGTGAGGAAGAGCAGAGACAAAGAGAAATAGAGGAGCAAAAATTGCGCGAAGAAGAGCAGAGACGAAGAGAAATAGAGGAACAAAAATTGTGTGAAGAAGAGCAGAGACGAAGAGAAATAGAGGATCAAAGATTACTTGAAGAAGAGCAGAGGCAAAGAGAAATAGAAGAGCAAAAATTACATGAAGAACAGAGACAAAAAGAAATAGAAGAACGAAAATTGCGTGAAGAAGAACAGAGACGAAGAGAAATAGACGAACAAAAATTACTCGAGCAGAGGCAAAGAGAAATAGAGGAGCAAAAATTACATGAAGAAGAACAGAGACGAAGAGaaatagaggaaaaaaaattacacGAGGAAGAGCAGCGAAGAGAAATAGAAGAACGAAAATTGCGTGAAGAACAAAGACAAAGAGAAATAGAAGAACAAAAATTGCGTGAAGAAGAACAGAGACGAAGAGAAATAGAGGAACAAAAATTACGCGAGGAAGAACAGAGACGAAGAGAAATAGAGGAGCAAGAATTGCGTGAAGAACAGAAACGAAGggaaatagagcaaaaattacacGAGGAAGAGCAGAAACAAAGAGAAATGGAGGAGCAAAAACTTCGTGAAGAAGAGGAGAAGCGAAGAGAAACTGAAGAGCAAAAATTACAAGATGAAGAACAGAGACAAAAAATAGAGGGGGAAAAATTAAGCAAGGTAGAGCAACAGTGTCGTAAACTAAAAAGGGAAAAAGTTTGTCAATTTGAGGAGGGACTTTGTGAAGAAGTGAAACAAAATAGGGAACTAGAAAAGCAACATCATGAGAAAGTGAATTTGAAAACAGAAAAAGAAGAAAGATGTTTGGAGACAAAAGAGAGGTTTCAaagtgaagagaaaggaaaattgCATCTTAGTGCTGCTGGAAACAAACAATCTaatgaagaagcacaaagaaaagATTTGGAAAAGCAAAATCAGCAGAAGGTTAAACAGCAGTCAGATTTGCAGAATCCACAAAGGGAAGAAGAAGAGAGGCAAAATGATGATAATGTGATAAGTAAAGAAGAGCAACAATCCCTTCAGGCACTGGAAGAGCAGCAACGAAGAGAAGAACTTAGATGGAAAGAGCTGGATGAAAGACAAACTATGTCACAGCCATTTTCATTTCAAGTTGCTTCAGGAGAGAAACAAATCATCTTTCCAAAAGTTAATCTGACTCCTGTGACACCTCCAAGAAAAACTATACCTTCATTAGATGCTACTGTTTTACATTCTTCTCCGAAGTCAAGTAAAGGTCTCACCTCTTCAAGTTATGTTCCTCACACAGCCATTCTGGTCACTGGAGCTCAACTTTGTGGTACTGCTGTTGATCTGAAACAGATTAAAGATACTGCCTGTAAGTCATTGCTTGGTTTTCCAGAAGAGAAGAAAACCGTTGATTTGCCATTTATTGAAAAAGCAAATAAGTCAACTCCTGATATGAGGAGCAGAATAGGAAAGTTGAAGTTCAATGCAGGACAATCACTTGATGAGTCGAGAGCTTTAAATGAGTGGGCTACCATTAGGGCTAAAATTCTTAAAAGTTCAAATGAAAGACTGCAAGAAAAGGAAAGGAGGGTCCATGGCAGATTTAGTGATGATTGGACTACATGCAAAGTACCAAGTGCCCACGGCAGTTTGAGAAAAACTTTATCTGCTAACGCAAAATTTTCAATAACACCCGCATGGCAGAAATGGGCGGATGGCAATAAAGTTAGTGATAGTGTTAAAGAAAATATATTTCATgaaaaggagaagaaaaataCACCTGGCGAAAATGTGCCTGTGGCTGATTCCATAATGGATTCTTTTGAACCCAGCAGGTCTTTGACATCCAGAGATATTGAGCAGGATGTACCCAAAGACTTAAAAGGTGGTTCACAGTCAGAAAATCACAATATTAGGGTAACAGATGCTGCTGAGGGTTGCAAGTTTGCCAAAGATCTTCCATCATTTTTAGTTCCAAGTCTTCCTGCAACACCAAGGGAAGAGCGTTCACTGCCACAAGCTCAGCTCCCCAGTGGTAACCGAACAGCAGCAAATGTGATCTCTCaaactgaggggatgatggataCATCACCATTTGGGATAAAATTACGGAGGACCCACTATTCCCTTCGGTTCCACTATGAGCAGCAAGGAGAACAAAAAAGGAAGAAGAGATACAGTGCTGGAGATAGTATGGACGGCATTCCAGCCTTCCTAGCTGCAAAAGGGAAAGAAAGTGAATCATGCACTGTTTCTGGTAAGCAAAGCTCTTGTACCACGAATAATAAGAATAGTAAAATTTTGAAAGACAGCTTAAGTAGTATTTCAGACATTTCACAGACCGGGATTACACACCTAAGTAGTGCTGATGTGGCAAAGCATATTAAAATTAAACTTGCCGCACTTTCGAATGAGAAACTTTCATCAAGACCACAAATATCTCAAAAACCAGCTTTAGCACCTAAGCCTACACAGTTCACTGCACCTCCATCCCCTCACAGTACCTTAAACAAGACAGACTTTATTGACATTGCAGATCACAAAAACACAAAGTCTTCACTTGATTCAGATATgagaaaagaagatgagaagAATGGTACCTCAGTGCAAACATGCAGATtaaagaatgaagaagaaacaaAAGATAAAAAATCTCTTTTGCCATTCATCAACCTTCCATGGAGGGCAGACAAAAAAACAGACTCCATTCAGAAAG AAAAACCAATTCTTCAAAGCAGACATTCCCTAGACAGTTCAAGGCTTGTGGACAAGGTGGAATCTGCCCAACCTCTATGGATTACATTGGCAATGCAGAAGCAGAAAGGATTCCGTGAACAGCAAGCAAGCCGAGAGGAGAGAAGGCAGGCCAAAATAGCTGAAAAACTGATTAAGGGAAAC